A portion of the Hoplias malabaricus isolate fHopMal1 chromosome 1, fHopMal1.hap1, whole genome shotgun sequence genome contains these proteins:
- the LOC136697582 gene encoding large ribosomal subunit protein uL13 encodes MADRFHKVLVLDGRGHLLGRLAAIVAKQVLLGHKVVVVRCEGINISGNFYRNKLKYLAFLRKRMNTNPSRGPYHFRAPSRIFWRTVRGMLPHKTKRGQAALERLKVFDGIPPPYDKRKRMVVPAALKIVRLKPTRKFALLGRLAHEVGWKYQAITATLEERRKEKARMRYNKKKVQIKLTKQAEKNVASKIAKYTDVLKQYGVLV; translated from the exons ATGGCGGACCGGTTCCATAAG GTTCTGGTACTTGATGGCCGAGGTCATCTCCTTGGCCGGCTGGCCGCTATTGTGGCGAAGCAAGTTCTGCTGG GCCACAAGGTCGTTGTCGTGAGATGTGAGGGCATCAACATCTCTGGTAACTTTTACCGCAACAAAT TGAAGTATCTGGCTTTTCTGCGCAAGAGGATGAACACGAACCCCTCCCGCGGACCCTACCACTTCAGAGCTCCCAGCAGGATCTTCTGGAGGACCGTCAGAG GTATGCTTCCACACAAAACCAAGAGAGGTCAGGCGGCcctggagagactgaaggtgttCGATGGCATTCCCCCTCCCTATGACAAA AGGAAACGCATGGTGGTCCCAGCTGCCCTTAAAATTGTGCGCCTCAAACCCACCCGCAAG TTTGCTCTGCTTGGTCGTCTGGCTCATGAAGTTGGCTGGAAGTACCAGGCCATCACAGCCACCCTGGAAGAGCGCAGAAAGGAGAAGGCCAGGATGCGTTACAACAAGAAAAAGGTCCAGATCAAGCTCACCAAACAGGCCGAGAAGAACGTCGCGAGCAAGATTGCCAAATACACTGATGTTCTGAAGCAGTATGGTGTACTCGTCTGA